The Streptomyces sp. NBC_00775 genome includes the window GAGGTGTTCAGCCGGCTGCCGGTCAGGAAGGGCCTCGTCGTCTTCGAGAGCCACCTGGGCCGGCAGTACAGCGACAGCCCCAGGGCGATCTACGAGGAGATGCGCCGCCAGGGCCTGGAGTTCGAGGCGGTGTGGGCGTACGCGGGCGGTCCGGAGGGCTTCCCGTCCGACGCCACCCTCGTACGCCGCTGGTCGGTGCCGTATCTCAAGGCGCTCGCGCAGGCCGAGTTCTGGGTCGACAACCAGAGCTACCCGCTGAAGCTCACCAAGCGGCCGCAGACGACGTATCTCCAGACCTGGCACGGCTCCGCGCTCAAGCGGATGGGCTTCGACGAACCCGAGTGGAAGGTCAAGTCCCGTGCGGAGCAGGCCGAGCAGCAGCGCACCCTCGACCGCTTCGACCGGTTCCTGATCCGCTCCGAGCACGATGTGCGCACCCTCGCACGGGCGTTCCGGCTCCAGGAGCGGACGCTGCTGCGGGTGGGCTACCCGCGCAACGACGCGCTCGTCCGGGCCAGGGAGCGGGAAGAGAACACCGGGCGTCGTGAACGCGGGCCCCTCGCCGCCGAGTTGGGCATCCCCGAGGACAGACAGATCCTGCTGTACGCCCCGACCTTCCGGCAACGCGGCGGCGCGGGACAGCGGCGGTTCGAGCTGCCCTTCGACGTGGAGCGCTTCGCCGACACCTTCGGCGACCGCTACGTCCTCCTCGTCCGCTCCCACTACCTCAACCACGTCGTCCTGCCGCCCTCCGTGCGCGGCCGCGTCATCGACGTGACGGCGCACCACGACATGACCCCGCTGCTCGCGCTCGCCGACGGCCTGATCACCGACTACTCCTCGGTGATGTTCGACTACGCCCTCCTCGACCGGCCGATGTTCTTCTTCGCCTACGACTACGAGGAGTACGTGCACGAGGGTCGCGGGACCTACTTCGACCTGTTGGAGAGGGCGCCCGGTCCCGTCGTACGCACCGAGGACGAACTGCACACGTCCCTCGGCTCGTTGGAGGAGCAGGTGACCAAGTACGCGGCCCGGCGGGAGCAGTTCACCGCAGAGTTCGGCGAGTACGACAAGGGCACCGCGGCCCGGAGCATCGTCGACCAGTTCTTCGCGCAGTGGAGGCGTGGATGACCGAGTATCCGCAGCGGGACATCTTCTTCGTCTCCAACAGTGTCGACGAGCTCGGCGGGGTCACCAGCTGGTCCCACCAGATGGCCCGCCTCTTCACCGAGAACGGCCACCGCGTCCACGTCGTCGGCATCACCGAGCCCGCCGTCGTCCAGGAGCTGGGCGAACTCCCGTACCCCACCACGACGTTGTACGACGTCCACCCGCCCCAGGTGGGCTCCGCGCGCGGCCTCAAGGGGCGGCTCGACGTCACCGAGCGGAAGCTGCGCGCCGAACGCGCGGCGGGCATGCGGGAACAGGCGGCCAAGCTGACCGCGCTGTTCCGCTCCGCGCGCCCCGGTGCCGTCGTGATCGTCACGCAGGTGTGGGCCATGGAGTGGGTGGAGCTCGCCGACACCACCGGCCTGACCGTCATCGGCATGAGCCACGAGTCCTTCGTGTACTGCAAGAAGACCTCGCGCTTCCGGCGGGTGCGGAAGCACTACAAGGACGTCGACCGGATGCTGGCGCTCACCCGCGAGGACGCCGACCTGTGGATCGGGCAGGGCATGAACAACGCGTCCTTCATGCCGAACCCCATCCCGTTCA containing:
- a CDS encoding glycosyltransferase, whose amino-acid sequence is MTEYPQRDIFFVSNSVDELGGVTSWSHQMARLFTENGHRVHVVGITEPAVVQELGELPYPTTTLYDVHPPQVGSARGLKGRLDVTERKLRAERAAGMREQAAKLTALFRSARPGAVVIVTQVWAMEWVELADTTGLTVIGMSHESFVYCKKTSRFRRVRKHYKDVDRMLALTREDADLWIGQGMNNASFMPNPIPFMPGVPSPRTENVVVSVGRLHDQKGIDMLLDTWAEVAPRHPDWRLRIYGSGEDEDEEILKKQCTALGLDDSVDWMGSTSDVPSALRGGSVFVLSSRGEGFPLALMEAMATGVPCAAFDCAPGVHEIIHDGEDGLLATLGNTGELARRLDTLMSDRTLRDTMGDAARTNIQRYATDEIVRRWEELFAFLER